A segment of the Thermothielavioides terrestris NRRL 8126 chromosome 3, complete sequence genome:
TGTCCGGCATGCCTACTATGTACATTTACAGTGGATTGGGGTGATGAACCTCCTGATGGACATTGGGGACCcagttttttttttttttttttttttttttttttttttttttttttttttttttttttttttttttttttttttttttttttttttttttttttttttttttttcgttGCGTTTCCATTTGTTGCAATCATTTCCGAGGCCCAGATCCTCTGTCCAGATGGATATAAGTGGCTTGcagcccatcttcttcttcatCGAGATCATCAATCAAGGCAAGTCAGTCAGGACACCTGCGCCCAGGCACTCCCTTTTCCTTCACTTGGAGGGCTGCTGAGCCCGTTCTCTTGTTGATTTCCATTGTACTGCCTAGATGTAGAGGCTACGAGCTCACACTGCGAGATGTCGCACTCCCGCACCACCACTAGACGCACCTGAGCCATATGGCTACCTGCTgaggagacatccttcccaCCACTCGATGCACACTCGTTTTGTCCGTCCAAATGGAGACAATATTCCTTTCGGGCGTACCTGGCGGCCTTCCGCCAGCATGTGCGGGTGGGGGAGGTTGGTCtggaggttttgcaccacttCAACAGTACATTACATCGCGCGGTGGTGGATGTCTGGAGGCTGGGGCCCTTCACCAGCCGGACTTGGCCCCGGGCCCGGATCCCGCACCCGCAGAGCTTGGCAGAGCTTGGTCCGATCCGCCAATTCAGCCGACACGAAGATTGCAACTTCGCCACCTCAAGACCCGGAAGTTGGGACTGGCGGGAATGCAGAAGCTTACCATTTCAGGGGTTCCCTATAGTCGGCCCAATCAGCGCACACTGCCCTCGGTGTTCTCTGCAGATCATCGTTCTTGTTGTCTCCTTCGACTTGGTTCTGGGACGAAGCTCCCCCGAGTTTGGCGCCGGCTAAATTGCCGTCGCATGCAGAGATCGCGATGATTCCCCGCCTCCCCACATCGTAAGGCACGTCATGGGAATCTGGGAATCTGATACTTGCCGGTCCGATCGAGAGTGCGGGTGGACAGCCATGATACTCGAACACAATATAAGGAGCGCTCCCCTTCAACGCTGTTGCGATGGCGGACTGCCAACCGCTCTGAGACTCACCGACTCCGCCGAGATGCGGATGCACAGCGCCCTTCTGAAGCAGACACAGGCTTCGGCCTACAGTTTGGCCCTTCAAGCTTTGCTTGCTGCCGGCTCCAGCTGCCCAAGCAGTGGCTCAAACGGAACTGGCCCGTACAATGCGAGCATCAGCTACCTTGGCTGCTACCCGGACTACACCACCCGGGTGCTCCAAGGCGGCGTGATCTACGTCGGCGTGGGAAACACACCCCAGTACTGCGCTGACTTGTGCGGCAGCCATGGCTACCGTTATGCGGCCGTCGAATACTACACGTGAGTCTTCCCGGGACACTTGAGTGACAAACACTGACCATTTTCTCAAGCCAATGCTTCTGCGGCAACACCATTGTAGGCAATCCTCCCAAGGCGGACGAGAGCCAATGCGACGCGCCATGCCACTTGGAACCGTCTCTCGCGTGTGGAGGAACATACTATCAGTAAGCCAGCCGGATGCAAGTGGTAGGTTGGACCATGCTAACGCTTGGGATGCCCGCGAGCAGCATGAACCTGTACAACATTTCCAACCCGGCGCCAACCATCACGCCACTCAACAAGTTCACGCCCGTGTGCCAGACCAGCCCGCTgtgctcgtcgccggcctgcaaCACGTCGCTGCCCATCGCTGACCGCGTGCGCTGGCTGGTCGGCCAGCTGACGCTGCAAGAGAAGATCACCAACCTGGTCGACGGCGCGTCCGGCTCCGCCCGGGTCGGCCTCCCCCCATACGAGTGGTGGAGCGAGGCGCTGCACGGCGTGGCGGCCAGCCCGGGCGTCACGTTCGCGGGGCCGAACGGCACGGCTTTCAGCTACGCGACCAGCTTCCCCATGCCCATCACGATCTCCGCCGCGTTCGACGACGATCTGGTATCCCAGATCGCCGCCGTGGTAGGGCGCGAGGGCCGCGCGTTTGCCAACCACGGCCTCTCGGGCTTCGACTTCTGGACGCCCAACATCAACCCGTTCCGCGACCCGCGCTGGGGCCGCGGGCCGGAGACGCCCGGCGAGGACGCCTTCCGCATCCAGCAGTACATCCGCCACCTGATACCCGGCCTGCAGGGCAGCGATCCGCTGGACAAGCAGATCATAGCCACCTGCAAGCACTACGCGGTCTACGACGTCGAGACGGGCCGGTACGAGTACGACTACGACCCGCAGCCGCACGACCTGGCCGAGTACTACCTGGCGCCGTTCAAGACGTGCGTGCGTGATGTCGGCATCGGCAGCGTCATGTGCTCGTACAACGCCGTCGACGGGATCCCCGCGTGTGCCAGCGAGTATCTGCTCCAGAGTGTCCTGCGGGACCACTGGGGCTTCACGGAGCCGTACCAGTACGTCGTCTCGGACTGCGACGCGGTCCGGTTCATCTACTCGCCGCACAACTTCACCGacagcccggcggcggcggcggcggtggcgctcAACGCGGGTACGGACTTGGAGTGCGGCTCGACCTACCTGAACCTGAACCAGTCGCTGGCCTCCAACATGACGACCGAGGCCGCGTTGGACAGGGCCCTGACGCGGCTGTACACCGCGCTGCACACGATCGGCTTCTTCGACGGCAGCGCGCGGTAcggcgggctgggctgggaCGCCGTCGGCACGGGCGACGCGCAGGTCCTCGCGTACCAGGCTGCCGTGGACGGCGCAGTGCTGCTGAAAAACGAAAAGAGCCTTCTTCCGCTCGACAGCAAGCGGCTGCGCAAGCTGGCCGTCATCGGGCCCTGGGCGAACGCCACGACGCAGATGCAGGGCAACTACTTCGGCCAGGCCGCCTACCTTGTCAGCCCGCTCGCCGCGTTCCAGAGCGCCTGGGGCGCCGACAATGTGCTCTTCGCCAACGGCACCGGCATCGCGGGCAACTCGACGGCCGggttcgccgccgcgctggccgcagccaaggccgccgacgccgtcgtcttcctcggcggcgtcgacaaCTCGGTCGAGTCGGAGAGCCTCGACCGCACCGCCATCTCGTGGCCGGGCAACCAGCTCGACCTGATCGCGCAGCTCGCAGCCGTCGGCAagccgctcgtcgtcgtgcagtgcggcggcggccagctcgacgacagcgcgctgctggccaaccCGCGCGTGGGTGCGCTGCTCTGGGCCGGCTACCCGGgccaggcgggcggcgccgccatcgccgaccTGCTGACGGGCAAgcaggcgccggcgggccggctGCCCGTCACGCAGTACGCGGCCAGCTACACGAGCGAGGTCAGCCTGTTTGACCCATCGCTGCGtccccgccgcagcggcggcagcaagaGCCACAGCACCTTCCCGGGCCGCACCTACAAGTGGTACACCGGCAAGCCTGTCCTGCCCTTCGGCTACGGGCTGCACTACACCACGTTCCGCACCGCGTGGGCCGACgagccgcgcggccgcgcctaCGACATCGCCGGGCTCTTCCCcgccaacaccaccaccacctcctccgccttctccgccgcgGACACATACCCCGTCCTCAACGTCTCAGTAACCGTAACCAACACGGGCCGGGGCGCATCCGACTACGTAGGCCTGCTCTTCCTGCGCACGCGCAacgccggcccggcgccctACCCGAACAAGTGGCTGGTAGGCTacgcgcgggcgcgcgggcTGGCGCCGGGGAGTTCGGCGCGGCTGGAGCTGGCGGTGGCGCTGGGCTCGCTGGCGCgcgcggacgaggacggccgcCGCGTGGTCTACCCGGGCGACTACGAGCTGCTGTTCGATGTGGACggggcgctgccgccggcgcggttcGCGCTGCGCGGGCCGAGTAGGACCGTGGATGCGCTGCCCCTGCCGGCGAAGAGTTATGCGTTTAGTGTGCCGGTGCATACCGAGCCGCCGACGTACGGCGGGGGGAGGTGATAGATGGGGATAAGGTTGTTGTGGTTGAGATAGTCTAATGGTAATGATGGTGATGGTTTTTTATGACCGCGGCCCCTTAATTGTTGACATGGATTGTTCAACGTTGAGCAACTGCAGCTGAACACTTGGTGGCCCGTCATCCTACGCCGAAGCGTTTATTTGTTCCGCAAATACTGATCTCAAGGAGAATTGAGGCATGGCTCTGCTCTGACTAAATGGGCAGAGGTCGCCTTGAGCTGTGCTGCGCCTCCAACGTGCTAGTTGTACTTTACCCTTTGATTGCTGGCAAAGACCCGCCCGGGCCACGGATTCACAGAAACTAAAGGACCCTCTGTCCCTCACCCGGCATTGCCAGCAGCAGATTGCCATCTCTGGTTCTCTCTGATCCAGCTTCCACACTCAAGTCCCCCTCGTCCGTCCAACCACCAGCTCAATGGATGCTGGGGATCTCGACGAGTCTCCCCAAGTCCTGGGATACAGACACAACGATCCGGAACTCGGCTTCCATGATTGCACATTAAACACGGCAAAGTTGGCGGGACGATGTCCGCTCGACAAGGGCCGGAACACGCGACCCCAACCACTTGTGACCGGCGCTCAGGATGTCTCTGTCGCGCCACCGAAATCGTCATCACATCTAGTGAGACAACATCCATTTACAGTTCAACTCTACCCCACAACGCCGAAGTCTCGAGCACTTTACCCTACAAACCcaacccctcccccctcccagACTCAGTCCCAACCCCTCCACCCCCCTCCCAAAGCCATCCTACCGCGCCCCTCACTCCAGCTGTGTGATCCCAATCCAGATCGCCTGTCTAGCTCCTGCATCTTCCCCTCACCCCCACCCCAGCCCTCTGAACTGCCGGTGGTGCCGGGGCACTATATCTCAGTAACCCGGCCGCTGCCCCAACCCGCCCTTGCCCACCCGCCCAGCATGCCGCGTgcgcgcgccggccacgacAAACACCAGCGtggcgagcagctcgggcAGGAAGCCCAGCACCACGCGCACGGCGAGGGAGCCGGTGACCGGGTTGAGCGATGCTCGTCGAGTCGTGAGGGCCGCCAGGGTGTAGAGCACGCGGATGCCGATTAGTGGGTTGGATAGGGCGGTTGCGTGGAGGAGCTGTTTTGAATCGCTATGTCAGTATTCGTGCGGCTGGTTGGATGGTTGGTGGTTGTGGCAGGGGGTTGGGGTTCTCGGTCAGTTGAGGGACAAGGGGTGAGTGGGTGTGCTATTGTGGGCCTGGCCGCCAGGAGGGCGGGGGGTTTGTGGAAAGGGGAAAAGGGGAAAGGGAGGTGACGAACGATTGTTCCCTGCCGGTGCGCTGGGGCCGCGGTGTTCTGCTGGCTTGGCAGGAAGGAGATGGCCGTGCCGATGCAGAGGAGCACCCACGACGCGGTCAggaggccgacgccggcgtcaaCGAGCGAGAGGTCCTTGGCGGTGGGGTGGTCGCCTTCAAGAGCCGACGAGCCGGtgccgacgagggcgacaCTGGTGGCAACCAGCACGTGGAACAAGGCCACGGCTATCCATTCTGGTTTTGTGTTTCTAAGGCCGTGGTGCGTTCTCCTACGACGGGGTTCGGATTAGCATGCACGGCGTAGActgatggaggaggagatgtGGCGTCTCACGCTTCGTGGAGGATACCGGACGCCGCAAGCAGGAGCGGCGACAGGCCGATGCTGGAGATGATGCCGGCCGATGACGAGGTGAGCGCCCCGCCGACGATTCGGAGCGAGCAGAAGGCGAAGAGATAGAACCACCCGAGCAGGCCAGCTGTCGAGTGGCGGAAGAGCAGATACAGAACCGGaagggcgaggatggcgtagatggccagctcggccgtcAGTAGCGGGTCCCTCGTCATGGCTTGAGCGagtacggcggcggctggtctTCGTAGTAGGGTTCGAAGTGTTGCGGGCTTTGATGAGACGGGGTCTGCTCTGCGTGGGtagctgcggcggcggcgttgctGGCTCCGGCCCTGTGGCGGCGCTTTCTCTTCGAAGCGAGCACG
Coding sequences within it:
- a CDS encoding glycoside hydrolase family 3 protein (CAZy_ID 269864), coding for MRMHSALLKQTQASAYSLALQALLAAGSSCPSSGSNGTGPYNASISYLGCYPDYTTRVLQGGVIYVGVGNTPQYCADLCGSHGYRYAAVEYYTQCFCGNTIVGNPPKADESQCDAPCHLEPSLACGGTYYHMNLYNISNPAPTITPLNKFTPVCQTSPLCSSPACNTSLPIADRVRWLVGQLTLQEKITNLVDGASGSARVGLPPYEWWSEALHGVAASPGVTFAGPNGTAFSYATSFPMPITISAAFDDDLVSQIAAVVGREGRAFANHGLSGFDFWTPNINPFRDPRWGRGPETPGEDAFRIQQYIRHLIPGLQGSDPLDKQIIATCKHYAVYDVETGRYEYDYDPQPHDLAEYYLAPFKTCVRDVGIGSVMCSYNAVDGIPACASEYLLQSVLRDHWGFTEPYQYVVSDCDAVRFIYSPHNFTDSPAAAAAVALNAGTDLECGSTYLNLNQSLASNMTTEAALDRALTRLYTALHTIGFFDGSARYGGLGWDAVGTGDAQVLAYQAAVDGAVLLKNEKSLLPLDSKRLRKLAVIGPWANATTQMQGNYFGQAAYLVSPLAAFQSAWGADNVLFANGTGIAGNSTAGFAAALAAAKAADAVVFLGGVDNSVESESLDRTAISWPGNQLDLIAQLAAVGKPLVVVQCGGGQLDDSALLANPRVGALLWAGYPGQAGGAAIADLLTGKQAPAGRLPVTQYAASYTSEVSLFDPSLRPRRSGGSKSHSTFPGRTYKWYTGKPVLPFGYGLHYTTFRTAWADEPRGRAYDIAGLFPANTTTTSSAFSAADTYPVLNVSVTVTNTGRGASDYVGLLFLRTRNAGPAPYPNKWLVGYARARGLAPGSSARLELAVALGSLARADEDGRRVVYPGDYELLFDVDGALPPARFALRGPSRTVDALPLPAKSYAFSVPVHTEPPTYGGGR